The genomic segment TCATTGGAGATCAACATAGGATTTAGCAGTTGCTGAGAAGCAGTCGCCTTATTAAGGAACCCAAAGTGAGTATCACGACCAAGCTTGGAATCGAACGGGCTCATTAAGCAAGCTGCTCAACAAGAAGTCTCACTGCAGGAATATCAGCAGGAGCCCACTCCAATGATTCCAATTCATGCGGTGCCACCCAGCGAATTTCGGCATGCTCTGTGAGCTGTGGTTCCATGTCATTTAATGTGCAGAAATAGGTGGAAAGCACGACGATTCCGAAGTCGTATTCATGCTCTGTAGTGGTGAGATGTTCGCCAACAGTAGCGTCGCAAAGCAATTCTTCTTGGAGCTCTCTTGCAAGGGATGCTTCTGGAGTTTCACCTTGCTCAATTTTTCCTCCCGGAAACTCCCAGTATCCAGGAAGTGACATCTCTGGACCACGTTGTGCTGCAAGGATTAAGTTTTCCTTGACTAAGACGGCGCCGGTTACATTGATGCGTTTCTTCACGATTCTCCTCAGAAGTACTGGTCAGAAACTTAATGCTAACAGCAAAGCGTTAGCGCAAAGAGTTAGACCTAACGGGTAGGAGAAAGCCTAAGTGTTTCTTGGTGTCTGTAAGTTATAAATCATACTTTTTGAATTATGAGGGATGGGGACTAAAGAATGTCACTTAGGAAGAGCGTAAGTGTAATTGGAATCGTGGTTGCAATTAGTTTAATTGTTTACATTATTTGGGGGTTCTTAGGTTCAAATAATGATGTCTCAAATGAGTCTCAAAATATATCGATGAGGGATGCATCCGGCGATATGGGTTCAGATAGTGAGGAGGCTGTTTCTAGTGCAGATGGTGCACAGGTTGAAATTGTTGATTCAGGGTTTGGTCAGGACTCGAATTCAGCAAGGGCAGTTGTTATTGCTAAATCTTCTGGTGGAAGCCTTACCGGAGAGTTTGTTACAGCGACGGTGAATTTCCTCGATGAAAGTGGTGCTATTTTAGCGACTGAAGAGCGAGTAGAAGGGCTCGATTGGGAAGGCCAAGAATTGGCATTGCCAGTGTTTCATTACAAGGAAGATCCAAATAGCCCAGAAATTGCAAGTATTGAGGCTTTTCTCTCAGTAAGTGATTTCGGCTTAAGTCAGTCAGATAAAACGGTATTGCCAGTCTTGGAAACTACCGAAATTTCTAATCCATATATTGACAGTTATACCGCGTCATTTGGATTCAAAAATGATTCTGCAGAAGACTTTAAAAACTTGAGAGTTAGCGTTGCGTGTTACAACGAGCACGCTGACATTATTGGTGGTGGTGACGTATACCCAACGCTAGTTCCTGCTGGTGGGAGTATTCGAATGGATGTTATCGTGACTGTCTCCGAAATGCCTGCTTCTTGTAAGGCTTATGTGGGCCATTAGTAGAAACCTAAAAGGCGGTACCACTTCCAAAACTGGAAGTGGTACCGCCTTTATTAGTGGGAGTTTAGATTAGTCACGCCGTGGATCTAGTTCTTCATAATTGATCGGCGCGATAGCCTTTGGTCGACCAGTGGCGTAGTACAGGATCGTCATGATGACGAGGAATCCAATGCCGACGGCTAGTGGGAGATGGTAGTTGTCGTACCAGACCATGATTCCGAAGGTGAAGGCGATGAAGAGGATCGCGAAGTACTGTCCGAAGGGATAGAAGGGAACAGGGAACTTCAGTGATTTGGTCTCTTCAGCAGACATCTTTCGTCGGGAGCTGACCTGTGCGAGCAGGATCATCAGCCAGACGTAGACAGTGGCGAAGGTCGCAAGGGATGCAACGATCTCGAAGACGCGCTCTGGAAGGAGTGCGTTGAGGATAATGCCGAAGGCCAGCACGACAAGCATGATGGCGGTGGTCATTACTGGTACACCGTTTTTGGCGACCTTGCCCATTGCTTGAGGTGCAAGGTTTTCCTTGGCTAGGCCAGTGAGGACTCGGCCGGCACCGAAGAGGTCAGCGTTGATAGCAGACAGTGCTGCGGTGATGACCACAGCGTTAAGAAGGCCAGCAGCCCAGTTGACTCCGAGGGTGTCGAAGATCTGGACAAATGGAGACTCTTCGCCAGTGATGGATGGCCATGGGTTGAGTGCCAAGATCACGAGGATGGCACCAACATAGAAGAGCAAGATGCGAAGCGGGACAGTATTAACTGCCTTCGGAATCGATTTTTCTGGATCTTCAGCTTCAGAACCTGCAACACCGATGATCTCAGTGCCACCGAAGGCAAAGAGAACGAGGATGAACGCTGCGATCATGCCCTCAACACCGTTGGGGAAGAACCCGCCGTGCTCCCACAGGTTGGAGACACCCGCAACCTCAGGGCCTGAGCCAAGTCCGAATGCGAGGATTGCTGCGCCACCGACGATCATGGCAATAACAGCAGTCACCTTAATAATGGTGAAAACGAATTCAAGTTCACCAAACCAACGCACGGAAGCGAGGTTGGCGCCGCCGACAATTAAGAGTGTGGCAACAACCCACGTCCATTGTGGAGTGTCTGGGAACCAGAAACTCATATAAATGCCAATGGCAGTGAGGTCGGCAAGACAGACGATGAGCATCTCAAAGGCGAACATCCAGCCCGTGATGTAGCCAGCCCAGCCGCCAAGGTGGGCGCGGGTATAAACAGCGAAGGAGCCGCGGACGGGATGATGGACTGCCATCTCTCCGAGTGCGCGCAGCATGAAATACACCACGGCTCCGCCGAGAATGTAGACCAAGAGTACAGATGGACCAGCTGCTTGGATCGCGCCAGCAGAGCCATAGAAGAGGCCGGTGCCAATTGCAGAACCCAGTGCGATGAAGTGAATGTGTCGCGCCCGCAATCCTTTAAAAGATCGGGTTGGGGCAGGGGAGGCATTCATCGAGATGCTGACCTCGTTTCGGGTGATTAATGGACATTTTTTAACGCAGATCACCTTACTCTGGCATGAGAGAAAACTATGTGTCGGTGCACTTTTGTATAAGTTTGGTTGCGGAGTTTAAAGACTCAAAGTGGCTTATTGGTGTCTTGCATCACTGGAATCGGGGCGGAATGGTACGAAAGTGGGCGTCGAGAAGCATTTTTTGAGACATTTATGTGAGGAAAGTCCCATTTTCCCAGTTCACACGCTCGGGCTCGGCGATAAAAGCGGAATCGCATATGGAGTTTCGGGAAAATTTAGCGTAGCTTAAAGGAACAATGAGTAATACCGAGAACGTCAACGGCGACGTAGAACAGCCGGATAACGTAATTTTGTCGGAATCTCAGGAAACCCCGCAGGGTGACTCAGCATCAGCTGACTTCGCTCTCGAGACCCCATCCAATGAGGGTAGCGAAGAGATCACCAGGGACGCGGATACTTCTGAGGACGCCGACTCTGCAGATGCAGACAACGCGAGCAATGTAATCAATGAGAATGAGGACTCCTCGGAAGGCGCTAACCAGCCTTCAACCGAGTCATCCTCTACGGAAGCCAAGTCCGGCTTCGATGCACTCGGACTGCCAGAGCGTGTTCTTGACGCTGTGCGCAAGGTGGGTTACGAAACTCCTTCCCCTATTCAGGCACAAACTATCCCAATCCTCATGGAGGGTCAGGATGTTGTTGGTCTAGCACAGACCGGTACCGGTAAGACCGCAGCTTTCGCGCTGCCAATTCTTTCCCGTATTGACAAGTCCGTGCGCAGCCCACAGGCACTTGTGCTTGCCCCTACCCGTGAGCTGGCACTTCAGGTTGCTGACTCCTTCCAATCTTTCGCTGACCACGTCGGTGGCCTGAACGTTCTGCCAATCTATGGTGGACAGGCTTACGGCATTCAGCTTTCCGGTCTGCGCCGTGGCGCTCACATCGTTGTGGGTACCCCAGGTCGTATCATTGATCACCTGCAGAAGGGCTCACTGGATATTTCCGGTCTGCGCTTCCTCGTGCTCGATGAGGCTGATGAGATGCTGAACATGGGCTTCCAGGAAGACGTCGAGCGTATCCTCGAGGACACCCCAGAGAACAAGCAGGTTGCACTGTTCTCCGCAACCATGCCAAACGGCATTCGTCGCCTTTCCAAGCAGTACCTAAACAACCCTGCTGAAATCACCGTTAAGTCCGAAACCAGGACTAACACCAACATCACCCAGCGTTTCATCTCCGTTGCACACCGCAACAAAATGGATGCGCTTACCCGCATCCTCGAGGTAACCGAGTTCGAAGCAATCATCATGTTCGTGCGCACCAAGCACGAAACTGAAGAAGTTGCTGAGAAGCTTCGTGCACGCGGATTCTCCGCAGCAGCTATCAATGGTGACATTGCTCAGGCACAGCGTGAGCGCACCGTCGACCAGCTCAAGGATGGCCGCCTGGACATCCTCGTTGCGACTGACGTTGCAGCACGTGGCCTGGACGTTGAGCGTATTTCCCACGTGGTTAACTACGACATTCCAAATGACACCGAGTCTTACGTTCACCGCATTGGCCGTACCGGCCGTGCAGGACGTACCGGCGAGGCAATCTTGTTTGTCACCCCACGTGAGCGTCGTATGCTCCGTTCCATCGAGCGTGCAACCAACGCACCGCTCAACGAGATGGAACTGCCTACCGTTGA from the Corynebacterium crudilactis genome contains:
- a CDS encoding (deoxy)nucleoside triphosphate pyrophosphohydrolase; translation: MKKRINVTGAVLVKENLILAAQRGPEMSLPGYWEFPGGKIEQGETPEASLARELQEELLCDATVGEHLTTTEHEYDFGIVVLSTYFCTLNDMEPQLTEHAEIRWVAPHELESLEWAPADIPAVRLLVEQLA
- a CDS encoding amino acid permease, translating into MNASPAPTRSFKGLRARHIHFIALGSAIGTGLFYGSAGAIQAAGPSVLLVYILGGAVVYFMLRALGEMAVHHPVRGSFAVYTRAHLGGWAGYITGWMFAFEMLIVCLADLTAIGIYMSFWFPDTPQWTWVVATLLIVGGANLASVRWFGELEFVFTIIKVTAVIAMIVGGAAILAFGLGSGPEVAGVSNLWEHGGFFPNGVEGMIAAFILVLFAFGGTEIIGVAGSEAEDPEKSIPKAVNTVPLRILLFYVGAILVILALNPWPSITGEESPFVQIFDTLGVNWAAGLLNAVVITAALSAINADLFGAGRVLTGLAKENLAPQAMGKVAKNGVPVMTTAIMLVVLAFGIILNALLPERVFEIVASLATFATVYVWLMILLAQVSSRRKMSAEETKSLKFPVPFYPFGQYFAILFIAFTFGIMVWYDNYHLPLAVGIGFLVIMTILYYATGRPKAIAPINYEELDPRRD
- a CDS encoding DEAD/DEAH box helicase produces the protein MSNTENVNGDVEQPDNVILSESQETPQGDSASADFALETPSNEGSEEITRDADTSEDADSADADNASNVINENEDSSEGANQPSTESSSTEAKSGFDALGLPERVLDAVRKVGYETPSPIQAQTIPILMEGQDVVGLAQTGTGKTAAFALPILSRIDKSVRSPQALVLAPTRELALQVADSFQSFADHVGGLNVLPIYGGQAYGIQLSGLRRGAHIVVGTPGRIIDHLQKGSLDISGLRFLVLDEADEMLNMGFQEDVERILEDTPENKQVALFSATMPNGIRRLSKQYLNNPAEITVKSETRTNTNITQRFISVAHRNKMDALTRILEVTEFEAIIMFVRTKHETEEVAEKLRARGFSAAAINGDIAQAQRERTVDQLKDGRLDILVATDVAARGLDVERISHVVNYDIPNDTESYVHRIGRTGRAGRTGEAILFVTPRERRMLRSIERATNAPLNEMELPTVDQVNEFRKVKFAGSITKSLENKQMDMFRTLVKEYSEANDVPLEDVAAALATQAHTGDFLLKELPPERRERSDRRRDFDDRGDRGGRGRDRDRGDRGDRGDRGSRFDRDDENLATYRLAVGKRQHIRPGAIVGALANEGGLNSKDFGRITIAADHTLVELPKDLPQSVLDNLSDTRISGQLINIERDAGGRPPRRFERDDRGGRGREDRDGGDRGGRGGFRGDRDRGGDRGGRGGFRGGREDRGGDRGGRGGFRGDRDRGGDRGGRGGFRGGRD